The DNA sequence TAAGGCTTAGCGATTGATGGTTGAACACATCGCCTTGTTCTGGGGCAATAACAAAAGTCACCGAGTCGGTTTTGTTAAAGACTTTTTGCATGCTTTCAAATTCTTGGAGCTGCGGGTTATCTTCGCCAAAAAATATTCGATAATCCCCCACAAAGGTGAGAAAACGCCCACCAGATGCCATCGCCATTACTGTTAACATTAATAGCATTAGCGTTAACCAAGGTCGCGCGATTACTTGACTAAAAAATTTCTGTTCCATAGCCCTGTCCTTTACCAATTGAACCATTCAGTTGGTTTAAAGTTGATTGTGACGATTGGTCTAAAATTGACGAATCGTCACTTGTGTTGTTTAAAAAACCGCTAGTTACCGCGGTTTTTCTTGCTTGCCTATGGTGCTTTTGTTTTAACTACTTAAATAAAGGTAGAACAACTTGGCACTTTTTCTTGTTAATCCCTTAAATTGGCGATGCGAGTTTAAGGGCCTATGTAAAGCTGATATTACAGGTGTGCCGTTTGCTCCAGTGTTGCAAGCTCGTCGGCATATAACTCTTGCCCAATACGTTGCCAAGTGGCGAGGTAGTCTTGCTCATTAGATAACGGCTTCCAAGCTAGGCCGTCGCACAACAAATTAACGTTATAGAGTAAGGCATACTGAGTATCCATGCCGCTAGAACAGCCATGAGTTTGTTTGTTTGACACCGCACTGGTGAGTGCATTAGTGCCAAAAGCCATTGACCACGCAGCAAAAGTAGCCGCATTTGCATTTACGTTTTTACTCGCTGGGATCTCGCCTAAGGCAACGGCTTGTTCAATCAATTTAATGGCGGTACCAAGAATTCTGTCTTCATGTTCATTCACATTCGCGCTACGCGCGCTCGAGGTCTTCTCCAAGATATTGGGGGTTTTCATACTTAATACCACCATTGATAGCGTTGGATAAAGACGACTAAAAAGTTGATAGGCAAACGCCATCGCAATCATCTTTTCTCGGGTACAGCCCTCAAAGGTAGCAATGCGCTGATATAAATCGATTTGAATACGCATTGAGCGACAACATAAGGCGCATAACACATCTTCTTTACAGTTAAAGTGATTATAAACGGTGCCTTTAGAATACTCAGACCGTTGGGTAATTTTATCCATGGTTAAGCCCGCAAAGCCGGTTTCTGCCATTAGCTCGAGCGCTATGTCTAATAACAGCTCTTCGCGGTTCGCTACTTCTTGGGCTTTTCTGGTTTTTGTATTCATGTGTTCTCTTTTGGTGACACGTCGTCATAATGTGACGATGCGTCAATTTATACTCTTGGCTTAATTATTATTCAAGTTTTATTTTGATTTGATGTTTTAGGTGCATAGAAAACTCGACGCTTCCTTGAAGTGTAAGTAGTGACGGATGTGTTGAGCAAGTTGAAATAGTGATTAACGGATCAATCAGGTCGCGGCATGGCTTTTTATCAAAGCGCAAGTGAGGAGCTTAGTGTTTAGACGGCTTATCTGAATAAGTTTTTGTGGTGTGTCAATATTATATCGATATTTGGTTTAAAGTTGGTGTTTCATCCTATATGGTTACGCCTTCGCCAGTTATATAGCTTCACCAAAGGATAATAAGAAGCATGAAACAACAAACAAACAACAGCATATTACGTTTTTTTACCCAAGGTAGCTTAGTGCTGCAAATTCTCATCGGTATTGTTGCGGGTAGTATCTTAGCTATCGCAGCGCCAACGGTAGCGACATCCGTGGGTTTATTTGGTGAGTTATTTGTTGGTGCGCTAAAAGCCGTTGCTCCGGTATTAGTTTTTGTATTGGTAGCGGCGTCTGTTGCTAGCCATAAACGCGGCCAAAATACCCAACTACGCCCGATTATTTACTTGTACCTATTAGGTACCTTTGCAGCTTCGCTTACCGCTGTTGGTATGAGCTTTTTGTTCCCAACAGAACTGATTTTAGTGAGCACGGAGACCTCTGCAAACCCACCGCAAGGCATTGGTGAAGTATTGCATACCTTGTTATTTAAGGTGGTAGATAACCCCATTAGCGCCATTATGAATGGTAACTACATCGGCATTTTAGCTTGGGCAATTGGTTTAGGTATTGCTATGCATAGCGCATCAGATACCACTAAAACCCTGTTTAATGACGTAGCCGCTGGTGTATCAAGTATTGTGCGCTTTGTTATTCGCTTAGCGCCAATTGGTATTTTTGGCTTGGTGGCAAATACCATTGCGCAAACGGGCTTCTCGGTGTTGTTAGGTTACAGCCAGTTGCTATTGGTGCTTATTGGCTCAATGCTATTAATTGCCTTGGTGATGAACCCACTATTGGTATTCTACAAAATACGTCGTAACCCTTATCCGCTGGTATTTAAGTGTTTGCGTGAAAGTGGCGTTACCGCATTTTTCACCCGTAGCTCGGCGGCAAACATTCCAGTAAACATGGATTTAGCTAAACGCTTAAATCTAAATGAAGATACCTACTCAGTCTCTATTCCGTTAGGAGCCACCATTAACATGGCCGGCGCAGCGATTACCATTACGGTGTTGTCTCTTGCGGCTGTACATACTTTGGGTATTCAAGTTGATTTTGCTACTGCGCTTTTATTAAGTGTTGTGGCGGCTGTATCGGCTTGTGGTGCTTCGGGTGTGGCGGGTGGTTCGTTACTGCTTATCCCACTAGCATGTAGCTTGTTTGGTGTGTCTAACGACGTAGCCATGCAAGTGGTGGCGGTTGGCTTTATTATTGGTGTATTGCAAGATTCGGCCGAAACAGCCCTAAACAGCTCTACCGACGTATTGTTTACTGCAGCATGTTGCCAAGCAGCAGAAGATAAAGCGTAATTTATGCGCCCTCACATTTTGATGTTTAACAAATGTGAGGGTTTTCTCTATACTATTCTTCCAGTCACTACATCATTGTTTAACTCTCCTGCTGTTATTTGTAATAACGCAATAAAATAACTCTATATATCAATAGTGAACTGTTCTTTTTAGCGCCTAATCATTATCATGTTTGCCTTATCAATACGCATAAGGAAGCGCAGTGATTGATTTTTTTAGGTATCTCGGTATATGTTTTATTACTATTCTGTTTTCTTGGTTACCACTCTCCGTGGTTCACGCCAGCTCATCTAATTTTTGGCAAATCTCAACAGTACCAAGCTGGACAGAAGCTGATCTTAACTCGCCTCAAATAGGTGAGGGGCTAGAGTCTTTAGAGTATTTGCTGTATGACGCACAAGTGAACTTGAATTTAGATGTTGTTCAGAGCTTCTATCAATATCGCTACCAAGTTAATGATGCGGCTGGTGTTGAAGATAACTCTGATCTAAGTATTACTTTTAGCCCTGATTATCAAACAGTGGTAATGCATAAGGTTGAGGTTATTAGAAACGGCCAGTCGTCGTCGCGTTTGGTTGAGCATGATGTGCGTTTAGTGGACATTGAACCTGAAAAAAGTAGCAAAATTTATTCGGGGCAAAAGCAGCTACAACTTTGGTTGAAAGATATTCGAGCTGGTGATGTTATCGAATATAGCTACAGCATAGTAGGCTCTAATCCGGTATTTGAAGGCCACTACAGCCACTTTTTTAAGCTGGGTTGGGGCATAGAAGTAAAGCAAGCCAATGTTAGTGTTATTGCACCGAATAAGCGTAAATTGAATCACCAGCTAATAAAAACAGATGTGAAGATTAATGTAGATAAACGGGCCAAAGAGTCCCGCTATTCTTTAAGCTTAACTGATGTTCCTGCTTATTACTCTGATGGTGATGAACCATCTTGGGAGTTTTCTCAGCCATATTGGTTAGTCAGCGACTTTGACGATTGGAAAGGTGTAAACGATTGGGCTTTAGGTTTATTTGAACATTCGCCAGGAAAATCGAATGAATTTGACCACTGGTTGGAAGAGCTGCAAGCACTACCAAAACAGACGGCAGTGGAGCAAGCTATTAGTTTTGTTCAACAAGATATTCGTTATTTAGGGATTGAGCTTGGCGAAAACTCCCATCGCCCACACGCTCCTGCTGAGGTATTTGATAACCGCTATGGAGATTGTAAAGACAAATCCTTTTTGCTGGTGACCGCGCTTAAATCTCTGGGAATTGATGCCTATCCTGTTTTAGTTTCAACCTATAATCGAAACACCGTCCGAGATTTTATTCCTGCATATAATCTGTTTAATCATGCCATTGTTCGCTTTGATTTTAATGGTAACGAATACTGGATTGACCCCACTAAAAATTATCAAGCGACGAGTTTAAATTATATTGTTCAATCCTCTTTAGGTGATGCGTTGGTGGTTGCCAAAGGTAATAGCTCTTTGTCAGAAATGCCCGACTACCAAGCCATAGATAACCGAATTATATTTGAACAAACCTATAAAGCGGCTGACTATCAGTCACCAGTAGAGTTGCTGATTAAAAGCACCTATACAGGCACACAAGCCGATAGAATGCGTTACCGTGTGGCCAGTAAGAGTGCCAAGCGTATGTCGAAGGAGTACTTAGAGTACTACCAACGTTTATACCCAAAACTTAGCAGCCTACAAGCCGTTCAAGTAGTGGATGACGCTAACACTAATCAACTGACTATTAGTGAATCTTACCTAGTACCAGAATTTTGGACTATCGCGGATGGAGAGGCAGTATTTGAGCTTTACTCTGATTTGGTGGATGACTATCTCTACATTCCAGAAAAAGTAAATCGTCAGCAGTCTCTCGCTTTAGGCTCGCCTTTATCTGTTTATCAGAGTTCTCATTTAGTACTTCCGCAAGATGTAGATTTCTCAAGTTTAATCGCTCATCGGTCTGAGGAAAATGATTACATAAGCTTTAGCTCAAGCTTTGATTATCAAAACAGAACTATTTCATTTAATCATGCTTACAGCAATAAAGCTCGTTCAGTACCGCCGCAAGATACTGAGCAACACATCGAGTTATTACGTAAAGCACGTAAGCGCTTAAGTATTAGTTATAGCGTAACCAACGTTACCGAAGATGAGGCTTATGGTTCTGTAGCCAAGCTAGTCAATTACTTGTTATCTTTAAAACAAACTCGTGCCGCGGAGGTGAATTAGTGAAGTATTTCAGTATTTTATTTATCTGTTTTTTGTTGAGCTCTTGCGCGGTAACTGAAGCTGAACATCAGCCAAGCGCTTTGTCTGGTAATGGTAAATTTGCTAAAGAGCATAGCTATGATAGTGAACGGTTTTATATCCAATTTGTCGATTCGCTCAATCAGGACACAGAGCAGGCACTGCGCTCTAAAATTAACGTTGACATTAGTGCCGATTATCTTGAAACACAGCTTGCTTTTGACTCTTTATCTACAAGCGATGTGGAAAAAGTCATTGAAGCATTGAATGATCGTTTGATCGGCGTTCTAAGCGAACAAACAAATGTACAATGGACATATGTTGGCAGCGAACTCAATCAGCATGATAAAAAAGTAAGTTATTACAGAGCGACAGAAGGGGACTATTTTGCTTATTACACTCTGATTTGGCGTAACAATAAGCTAGTTGATATTGAAAATACCCTACTAACTATGGGCGTTAGCTCAATGCTTTCATTAGCGATTCAGCTAAACGAGGCTAAAACTTCAGCTAAAACACAACAACGTTTAAATAGTTTTGTTAAGTTTGCTATAAACGGTGATATAGATAAAGTTCCATTAGCTTATCAACGTCTTCCTAAGCGTTTTCAACAAAGTAATGTAGTGTTAAGCGTGTTGTTAACTTATTTGACTGAGCAAGAAGGTGCCGAGTTACCGCTAGCTTTCAGCCAATACATGCAGTTAGAAAAACCTGTTCACCCACGTTTTTATGGCTATTATACTGATGTAGGTAATTATCAAGCCGCTATAGATTGTCTCAAGCAGCTTCCTTTAGTGGTTTTCGAAGACTCGAGGCTTCAAGCTGAAATAGCCTCTATTCACTTTTTGGCTGGCCAAACAGAAACTGCAAAAACAGTGCTGCGCAATGGTATATTAAGCCACCCTTACGACGTGTTTAGTTACTTTTGGCTATTGGACCTTGCTTTGAAAACAAACGATTTTTCAGAAAGTGAATTATTGCTAAATGTACTTAGAGACCGCTTTTTTATTGAGTATTCTCGTCAGGACTTAGTTGACGTAGAAGGAGGCGAAGAGTTTGTTAACTCTCACTTTTACGACCGCTATCAAACTTACCTAAAGAATGCTGCCTAAACGAGAATTAAGAAAAAACCCATAGTTTATTATGGGTCTTTTTTGTTTTATTTAACTAACACTGTTTGCTTGGCTACTTGATATTCCGCAGTTGCTCAATGGGTCAATAAAATGTGCTAGACGCGGTGTTAAGTAAAGTGTGACCTTTTATTTGCCGAGCCCCCGGTAATAATCGCACACTAGCGGGTAACGCCATTGGACCCTGTCGCGCTGGCTTGAAGGGGGAGAACATGAGCCAAACAAGTTGGTTTTCGGTTAATAACATAACAGCCCGCCCCGCAATAAAGATATGCTTTCAACTTGAGTATAGGGCCCTAAGTTTAAGCAAAATTACTCAAATTCAGTACATAGTTCACTTACCGCAAATAAGCAGGACTTAGGGGAGGGTAGTCGCGTTTTATGTGAGGTATTTCAATATTATGCTTACTTTGGGTGGTGCTTATTAGACAGTATTGCGGTGACTAAGAGGCCAAACCCTAAACCTGCGATCAGCGACCCAATAAAGGCCAGAGCAGAATGCTGCAAAAAGAAAAAACCAATACCTAGCCCCACTAAGGTGCCGCCACCTATCGCCCAAGTGCTTCTGTCTTTGATTGAATCCATCGCGGTATTCTCCGTATTTAGAGTCGCTATTAGGCAAATCGCTGTTGTATTTTAAGTATAGTTTTTGCTTGAAAAATGCTCATGATATACCGCAATAAATATGCTGTTTATTTGGGTCTTGATTAACCATTTCAGTATCCCCTGAAATAACACTTAGCGGATTAATACATCGGTTCACCTTTCCAATAGAAATAGCGCTTTGCGTAAGCTGGAGTTGAACAACAAGGCGCAATTTTTGTTGTTTTTTAGCTAATAATGTCTTTAGTTAAATAGGGGGGGCGGCCCCACCGATACCCACAAAAAAGGCTCGCAGTTGCGAGCCTTAGTATTAGCGTTGCAAAAATAATGCTTAGTTTACGGCGCTGTCTGCTTGGCTAGTCATGCTAGAACCAAAGGAAATACCTTGGTCATTTACCTGCATATTCACCTGCGCTTTGATTCGGTAGTCTTTTAACTCTAATAACTCTTCGGGTACTTCTTCACCGCTTAGCTCAATGCCACTTACGATAGGCTCGAACATTTGTTGGTAGTCGATGTACATGCTGAGTAAACCGTTGTTTTGCACCGGCTCTGAGGCTAGCTGCTCACTCACTGTGGCGGCGCGTTCTCCGTTAAATAACACTAAGTGATTACCTTTGAGGGCTAACTTAGGTTGAATGTTCATATTCGGTGGAATAGGTAACAAGCCACTTAAGTCAACTGGGCTACCATCAGCGGGTAAAGTAATACTGGCAAGTTCTGGAGAGAACTGTTTGGCAATATCAAACAGAACGGCTGGGTTATCAGCCGATACGCTGATAATCGCATCTAAGCTCTCTAGTTCTTCAGGTTGGCTAATGTCAGCTAATTGGTAGTTAAAGACGGCTATGCCTATGCCTTTAAGGCCGTTCGCCATACCGGTCATCATGCCAACCATGCCCGGGTTTTGCTGCTGCATAGCCATTTGGATCTGGTTTAATGGAGCACATTGGTAGCTTGGTTGCAGCATTTCTTCCCATACTGACAGTAGCGAAGGTACCAGTTGGTTTACATCAATGCCATAGGCCATGCTAAATACCGCATCTTCGGTTTTAGAGGCGTAAGAAGGAATAAAGCCACTCATAGATTGATAGGCTTTTAGCAGTACGTTGTTGTTACTTTCAACCACCATACGAGCGTCAAAGCGACTTTCTTGGTCGCTAATACTTAAATGGTCGAAACCTACCACTGTTTTAGGCCAGTTACTGGTAATACTGGCAAATTCTTGGTCACAAGTAGCATTACGAAGTTCGGTTAAGGATTGATCATTGGCTTTTTCCACCAGCTTAGTAAGGTGTTTGGCCAGCAGGTTACCGTCGGTAGTGGTCATCGCCTTAGCAATGACTTGATGGTTAATAAAGCCGATACCGTCGTCTAAAAATCCATGTTTAGTAAGGCTGTCGCTTATCAGTGTCGTGTCGGCAATAGATTGCTTAGCAGGTAATAAGCCTAGCGCTGTTTCTAACACGGCTTGATCGTTAAAAGAGGTGTTTAGGGTAATGGTAAGCATGTTGTTGTTAATGGCAACTATCAGGTCGGCTGTTTCGTCGTCGCCTTCATCATTTAAGGTGTACGCGCGGTACTCAATACCTTTGATGTTTTGCTTAGTATGGGTGAAACTGCTTTGTTGCTCTGCGCTATCTAACCATGCCCATACAGCCTCGGATTTACTCACTTCTACTTTAATGACCGGCACAGCGCCTAGGGTATAAAAGTAGCTGCGCAGATTATCGGCAAGGCCAAAGGTGTCAACAAAGGTTTGGCCATCTTTTAAGGCGGCGCTGTAGCTGTTAAATAAGGCTAAAAAGAACTTACCACGCGGGTCGCTAATGTCTGCTTCGTCAAAGGCATCTGTAGGTAAGCTTTTGTAAGAGCTAGACAAAGAGTTGATATAGGATTTTACCGGGAATGGCTTCAGTTGGGCTGAGAATATGGCGGTATCAGCTGGTACGTAAGCCAGTACATCATCGCTAGACACCGAGGGCCCCGCTTGTTGTGAATACCAATAACCACCCGCGCTTGCGCCAATCGCTAGCACAGCGCCCGCGATAAGAACTTTTTTCATCTAAAACTCCATTGTATAAATGCCCATAATCTTTAGATGAAACCTATAGGGTTACAGCGCTATGATTACTAAAAAAATCTATTAAATCATTGGCAAAGAATAACTTCAATTAATAAGTAAATTAATAATATGCACTCATTGTATTGAGTTCTCGTCAAGCAATACCAATTGTAAATCGTCTATCCACCCCCAGCTATCGGCGGGCAAATCTGCTTTGATGCTTAGTGATAACTTTCCATCTGTAACTGACACTATTTCTGTACTGTAATGTTGCCAGTTGTTCCATCCTGAAGGGGAAAAACGCAGCGGGTAATATTTAGTTGTGGTACTGGCCAGCAAGCTAATGCTGCCTTGTTTTAAGGGCTTGCCCATCATGTTAGCACTCAGCTGGTAACGTCCAACTGGAAGCCCTGTAATTTCTTGAGTTAAAGCCACTTTTTGCGATTTTCCTGCCCAATAGTTGAGCGCGTATTGCCCGCTTAAGGCTTGCTCGTTACTGACTTTAAACACCTTACTTGATGAGTGCCAAGGCGCTAAATGACCATCTTCAAAACCAGGGTTAGTGATATGATTTTCTTGATTAGAAACGACTATCCAAGCGTTTACTGGATGTTGAGTGTTGCTTAAGCCACTGATTGAATAAGTACCTGCTTGCTGACTATTGGGGAGGTTTTTTAATGACCATTGAACCGGAACTTCACGTACAGAATCGTCACTGTATGTGGCTGCAATGGTATCGGGTAGGGTGATGCTTTGATTTTTAGAAAATTGGTAGGTGGGCGTCGCGGTAGACACCAGTATAGGGGCTTCACTTAAGGCATCTTGATGTATCAAGCTAAAGACATTCATTGATGCTAGTACTTTTCCGTTTAGGTCAAATAAGGCTTGGTTTTCCCAAGCATTCCCTTGGCCGGTTACCCACCCTCCGCGCAACCAAGCCGGTTCCCAGTAAAATACGCCTAAGCCTTGCTGCGCGGGTACTGTTGCTACGGCATTAAATATCTCGCGTAACGCGCTGGCTTGGCCTTGAACTGATGCGGTAAAACCACCATCATTTTGTTGTTGTTTGCCAAATATATTATTGGTGTTGTCTAGGTTGTCTAAGGTGTAGGCATAAGCGGTTTCAGCCACCACCACTGGCTTTTTGTAGCGTTGAGATAAGGTGCTGAGGTTGTACTGCAAGGTGTTTATGTCGCCATGCCAATAAGGATAAAAAGACAGGCCAATGATGTCATAGTCCAGCTTGGCTGCAGCAAATGAGTCGAAGGTATTAAGTAACTTTTCTGTATTGCCGCCTTCGCCTAGGTGTAACATTATTGGAAGTGGGCGTTTGGCTAATTGGCTGGCATCTTTGGCGGCAGTTATGCCCGCCTTAATTAATGCGATAGCTGCTGGGCTGGTGATAGTTTTTCCCTTGGGCCACACAAAACCATTATCTATTTCGTTACCAATTTGCACCATATCCGGAAACACTTGCTGTTGCTGCATATTGGTTAAACTGTTGTAGGTAAATTGATAAAGGGCGTCCTCAAGCTCAGCCTGATCTAGGTTTAGCCATTCGCCAGGTATTCTTTGGTTTTTGGGGTCTGCCCAAAAATCACTGTAATGAAAATCAAGCGATACCTGCATATTGTGTTTTTTGGCCCGCTTAGCGATCTCAATGGCCGTTGCTAGGTCGTTGGTACCACCGCCGATCGCCCCCTGTATTGGAGTTTGATGCTTGGTTAGCTCTGTTGACCAATAAACATCGTAAGGCTTGTTCCAAAGCCTAATTCTTACCCAGTTCACGTTATGGTCAGCCAGGATCTTAAATATATCTTGAGCTTGTCCGTGTTGATCATAAAACTTAGCCCCTTTACTTTCGGCTTCAATAATCGAAGAAAGGTCTACGCCTTTGATAAAGCTATCGTCAATTCCCTCAATGGATTGAACGATGAGGCCTGAAGTTTCTGGCGAGTTTCGCTTGTTGGTGGTTATACCGCTCGACTGGCAGGCCGCTAAATTGACAACGAGTACCATGAACATGATGTAATGGCGGAGAGGCATGAGTGTGGCTTAGCTTATTGGTTGAATACTGAGTAGATAATCGCAGTTAATCGAAAGGCGTATTGTGAGCGCCATTTTACTCTACAACATTTTTTAAGCGAACTTATCTATATAACTTACAAGGTCTTTTTATTGATTCGATTGTTATTTGGTGATTTAATTTCGCTGTGTTTGATTCAAGGATGAAGTATGAAAACTAGTGTGTTGTTAGGATTTTTCGTGTTAGGCCTTTCGGCTTGTGCAGCAACGGGACCAACGGTGGAAGAAGTGGCTGCCAGTTACCAAACAGAGCTTAATGCGCCCCATAAAGAAACTGTTCGTCAAAAAATTGTAGACAGCTGTTCTTTGGTTCGTTACAAGGATAGTGATCTTGAAGGGGGGTGCTACCTATCGAGCGATGTTATTGTTTACGAATTTCGCTTAACTGATAATCGTATGGAATGGAACCCTCAAGCTGCAGCGACCATTACAAAAATGGTCCTTGAAGAGGTCTGTGAAGATGACGAAGAAGCACTTAAATATGGTTTTGCATTATTAGTTAATCTTGAAGGAAAAAATGGCTTTATTGGAAAACTAAAAAGTTTTAAAGACTGCCAGAATATCTAGACTTTCAGTTTCTATAGTAACGTTCAAAAAGGCTTAAGCAATTGCTTAAGCCTTTTTGTTTGTTTAAACAAGTCCTTCTGGCCACTCGCTCATGGCAAACTCGGGGGTGGCTAAGCCTTGGATATCTTCTAGCTCAATGGCAAATACTCCCCCGCTTAAAGGATAGTTATTTAGTTGTTGAGGGCTCATGCCGGCGCGGGCGCTTACCACATACAGCGTTGTTAGGTTTGGTCCGCCAAAGGCACACTTGGTGACGTTAAG is a window from the Agarivorans sp. TSD2052 genome containing:
- a CDS encoding DUF3857 domain-containing transglutaminase family protein, translating into MIDFFRYLGICFITILFSWLPLSVVHASSSNFWQISTVPSWTEADLNSPQIGEGLESLEYLLYDAQVNLNLDVVQSFYQYRYQVNDAAGVEDNSDLSITFSPDYQTVVMHKVEVIRNGQSSSRLVEHDVRLVDIEPEKSSKIYSGQKQLQLWLKDIRAGDVIEYSYSIVGSNPVFEGHYSHFFKLGWGIEVKQANVSVIAPNKRKLNHQLIKTDVKINVDKRAKESRYSLSLTDVPAYYSDGDEPSWEFSQPYWLVSDFDDWKGVNDWALGLFEHSPGKSNEFDHWLEELQALPKQTAVEQAISFVQQDIRYLGIELGENSHRPHAPAEVFDNRYGDCKDKSFLLVTALKSLGIDAYPVLVSTYNRNTVRDFIPAYNLFNHAIVRFDFNGNEYWIDPTKNYQATSLNYIVQSSLGDALVVAKGNSSLSEMPDYQAIDNRIIFEQTYKAADYQSPVELLIKSTYTGTQADRMRYRVASKSAKRMSKEYLEYYQRLYPKLSSLQAVQVVDDANTNQLTISESYLVPEFWTIADGEAVFELYSDLVDDYLYIPEKVNRQQSLALGSPLSVYQSSHLVLPQDVDFSSLIAHRSEENDYISFSSSFDYQNRTISFNHAYSNKARSVPPQDTEQHIELLRKARKRLSISYSVTNVTEDEAYGSVAKLVNYLLSLKQTRAAEVN
- the sstT gene encoding serine/threonine transporter SstT — translated: MKQQTNNSILRFFTQGSLVLQILIGIVAGSILAIAAPTVATSVGLFGELFVGALKAVAPVLVFVLVAASVASHKRGQNTQLRPIIYLYLLGTFAASLTAVGMSFLFPTELILVSTETSANPPQGIGEVLHTLLFKVVDNPISAIMNGNYIGILAWAIGLGIAMHSASDTTKTLFNDVAAGVSSIVRFVIRLAPIGIFGLVANTIAQTGFSVLLGYSQLLLVLIGSMLLIALVMNPLLVFYKIRRNPYPLVFKCLRESGVTAFFTRSSAANIPVNMDLAKRLNLNEDTYSVSIPLGATINMAGAAITITVLSLAAVHTLGIQVDFATALLLSVVAAVSACGASGVAGGSLLLIPLACSLFGVSNDVAMQVVAVGFIIGVLQDSAETALNSSTDVLFTAACCQAAEDKA
- a CDS encoding tetratricopeptide repeat protein, whose protein sequence is MKYFSILFICFLLSSCAVTEAEHQPSALSGNGKFAKEHSYDSERFYIQFVDSLNQDTEQALRSKINVDISADYLETQLAFDSLSTSDVEKVIEALNDRLIGVLSEQTNVQWTYVGSELNQHDKKVSYYRATEGDYFAYYTLIWRNNKLVDIENTLLTMGVSSMLSLAIQLNEAKTSAKTQQRLNSFVKFAINGDIDKVPLAYQRLPKRFQQSNVVLSVLLTYLTEQEGAELPLAFSQYMQLEKPVHPRFYGYYTDVGNYQAAIDCLKQLPLVVFEDSRLQAEIASIHFLAGQTETAKTVLRNGILSHPYDVFSYFWLLDLALKTNDFSESELLLNVLRDRFFIEYSRQDLVDVEGGEEFVNSHFYDRYQTYLKNAA
- a CDS encoding TetR/AcrR family transcriptional regulator → MNTKTRKAQEVANREELLLDIALELMAETGFAGLTMDKITQRSEYSKGTVYNHFNCKEDVLCALCCRSMRIQIDLYQRIATFEGCTREKMIAMAFAYQLFSRLYPTLSMVVLSMKTPNILEKTSSARSANVNEHEDRILGTAIKLIEQAVALGEIPASKNVNANAATFAAWSMAFGTNALTSAVSNKQTHGCSSGMDTQYALLYNVNLLCDGLAWKPLSNEQDYLATWQRIGQELYADELATLEQTAHL
- a CDS encoding glycosyl hydrolase 53 family protein, whose amino-acid sequence is MPLRHYIMFMVLVVNLAACQSSGITTNKRNSPETSGLIVQSIEGIDDSFIKGVDLSSIIEAESKGAKFYDQHGQAQDIFKILADHNVNWVRIRLWNKPYDVYWSTELTKHQTPIQGAIGGGTNDLATAIEIAKRAKKHNMQVSLDFHYSDFWADPKNQRIPGEWLNLDQAELEDALYQFTYNSLTNMQQQQVFPDMVQIGNEIDNGFVWPKGKTITSPAAIALIKAGITAAKDASQLAKRPLPIMLHLGEGGNTEKLLNTFDSFAAAKLDYDIIGLSFYPYWHGDINTLQYNLSTLSQRYKKPVVVAETAYAYTLDNLDNTNNIFGKQQQNDGGFTASVQGQASALREIFNAVATVPAQQGLGVFYWEPAWLRGGWVTGQGNAWENQALFDLNGKVLASMNVFSLIHQDALSEAPILVSTATPTYQFSKNQSITLPDTIAATYSDDSVREVPVQWSLKNLPNSQQAGTYSISGLSNTQHPVNAWIVVSNQENHITNPGFEDGHLAPWHSSSKVFKVSNEQALSGQYALNYWAGKSQKVALTQEITGLPVGRYQLSANMMGKPLKQGSISLLASTTTKYYPLRFSPSGWNNWQHYSTEIVSVTDGKLSLSIKADLPADSWGWIDDLQLVLLDENSIQ